One Malus domestica chromosome 11, GDT2T_hap1 genomic region harbors:
- the LOC103413283 gene encoding 3',5'-bisphosphate nucleotidase AHL-like: protein MEGEKYGEELDVAVRVVHMACALCQRLQEGLVSGGSGLVKSKDDDSPVTVADWSVQATVSWILSEFFGSQNVSIIAEEDVQTLSQADSAGLLEAVVNTVNECLAGAPKYGLKSPPKSLNTSQVLEAISRCNSVGGPKGKHWVLDPVDGTLGFVRGDQYAVALALIEDGKVVIGVLGCPNYPMNKELLSYHYQYHEAMSKLSPPSEDTWERGCVMYARRGSGKAWMQPPIRGDKKFVWPNSARLIQVSSIDDPTLATCCEPVERANSDHSFTAGLAHSVGLRNQPLRVYSMVKYAAIARGDAELFMKFARTGYKEKIWDHAAGLVIVEEAGGVVTDAGGRPLDFSKGPYLEELDRGIVVCSGATLHEKIIDAVYASWDSSNL from the exons ATGGAGGGCGAGAAATACGGTGAGGAGCTGGATGTGGCGGTGAGAGTGGTTCACATGGCGTGCGCTCTGTGTCAGAGGCTGCAGGAGGGTTTGGTGTCAGGTGGCAGTGGCCTCGTTAAGTCCAAGGACGATGATTCTCCTGTGACTGTCGCAG ATTGGAGTGTGCAAGCAACTGTTAGCTGGATACTGTCTGAATTCTTTGGAAGTCAGAATGTATCCATTATTGCTGAAGAAGATGTACAAACTCTCTCTCAGGCTGACTCAGCAGGTTTGCTGGAAGCTGTTGTGAACACTGTTAATGAATGCTTAGCTGGAGCCCCCAAATATGGTCTTAAAAGTCCACCAAAATCCCTCAACACCTCTCAAGTTCTTGAGGCTATCAGCCGATGCAACTCAGTGGGAGGCCCCAAAGGAAAACATTGGGTACTTGATCCTGTTGACGGAACACTAGGGTTTGTGCGTGGGGATCAATACGCTGTAGCTTTAGCATTGATTGAGGATGGAAAAGTTGTTATTGGAGTACTTGGGTGCCCTAATTACCCAATGAATAAAGAATTGCTCAGTTATCATTATCAGTACCATGAAGCCATGTCAAAGTTGTCTCCCCCTTCTGAGGATACGTGGGAAAGAGGTTGTGTGATGTATGCGAGGAGAGGCAGTGGTAAAGCATGGATGCAGCCACCAATCCGTGGGGATAAGAAGTTTGTGTGGCCAAATTCTGCAAGACTTATTCAGGTTTCTTCCATTGATGACCCCACGCTGGCTACTTGTTGTGAACCTGTCGAGAGAGCAAATTCAGACCACTCCTTCACAGCAGGACTTGCTCACAGCGTAGGGCTTAG AAATCAGCCCCTGCGTGTCTATAGCATGGTGAAATATGCAGCCATAGCTCGAGGAGATGCTGAGCTATTCATGAAGTTTGCAAGGACTGGATACAAGGAGAAGATATGGGATCATGCTGCTGGTCTTGTCATTGTAGAAGAGGCCGGAGGTGTGGTAACTGATGCTGGAGGGCGTCCCCTGGACTTCTCAAAGGGACCGTACTTAGAGGAACTTGACAGGGGCATAGTTGTTTGTTCTGGGGCCACACTACATGAGAAAATCATTGATGCCGTGTATGCCAGCTGGGACTCTTCTAATTTATGA